The genomic segment GGATGTGGTCTTGCAAGAATTTATTACTATACATTTCTTCAGCAAATTCTAATCTccatggttttttcttttcaagtttttttctttcttctagaTTTTTGAAACTTAAAGAAACATGATCATGTTGGAAACCGCAGGGATGGTGAATATGAACAACATGTCCGTGAATCATCAAGCAGCCCTAGAACAACCAGCTGGAAGTTCTCGGTCTTCAAAGGATCCTAAAAAGTTGGCTAGACAACGTAGTGACCTGAAATATCGTGAAAAAAAGAAGGTGATGTTATACCAATTATCTGTCTGTAACTCTGTATTCCTATGAGTTTCTTTTGTTGTCTCTTCTAATTTGTTTATTCTCTTCTATCATTTATTTTCCAGCAAGAGACGAAAGACCTCAAGAGAAAGGTGGATGTGCTGATGGAAAGAAACGACCATCTGGAGAAAGAAAATGCCAACTTGAAGAAGGAGGGAGATCGGATGGAAAAGGCTTTGAAACAAGGCAAAAGAGATGTTCACCAATTGAAGGGCAAGCACGACGGACTATCTACTACTGTAACGGAGATTTCCAGGGCACTGGTGAGCTTTCTATCTTTCCACTTCATCTTACCAGTCAGCGTTATTTCATGAAAGCACTGCAGCATCACTCTTATTACTTGTTTACTTTTATTATCCTATTTCATTTGGGTTTTCATTCTACGTTAATTATCATCACATGgtagtttttttatgagattttgtTGTAGGTGTTAAGCTTTTCTAAATTCCGCTGTCACATTGAATTTATTAGCTGACGCCAATTCACTAAAATTAACCTCATATCAATAAGTGGCTTGTACAGAAAATACATATGATCTGGCAATCTCTATATATGAATTGCTTTTGATGGGTGCAAAACTCGTGCACCATTAGCAATATACAATAATTTTGCATTATCATTGCTTACTCTTAGAAGAATTCAATGGAAATGACCTATACATCaatatctttcatttttctCAAGAGGTTTTACATTCGAATGCCtcttttatagtaataatactaataataagaaaatctcTCAGTATTAGTAGAAGTATAGTTTGAATATTgattatttgtattgttttatttatttattgcccCTCTATCTCTTTTGCTTCCATGCAGGCTGAGTCGAAATATAATATGGAGATCCAACGTGAAAATGAACGGCTCAAATGTAAGATCAATTTGCTGGCTAAACAAATGAAGAATCCTGACAGCTTAGATACAATCAAGCTTCAGGCAAGAATCGCACAACTAGAGGGTGAAAATAGCGCACGCCAACTAGTAATCGATGCTCTGTGCGCAAAGATGAAAAAGGACACAGATGATGAACCATAAATGAGAATGATAAGGTACCCATTTGATGTTGCTGAATAATAATCATCTAAATTCATGCCTGAATGTTATTTTTGTAGAGTAATGTTATACAAACAAATTTTTCATATAAGACTTTTATACGAACACATGTTATAAGGATGAATTATGTTTAAGTATTTCTATATATGTTGACGCATCTATTTGtatgaaatttaatataaaagatttatttataaatcattttcctttttcaatAGGTTTAATTATTGTTTCAACGTGATTTTTGTATTAAATCTTGTCCACTAAGAATTTCTTCTggaacaaaacatttttttatcttcacaTTTACTTATTGTTTCATAAAGATTTAActtatcattaattttatagtttaattaattgcACCGCAATTATTATAATTGCGaattataatttaagaaaaaaaggtaatttgtttttttttataacatctataaaaaaataaaacaaaaaggttGTTCTctggttatatatatttttctcattatatACAGTGTTGCAActaataaagttatttttttttcctattttgtgAATTTCT from the Populus nigra chromosome 1, ddPopNigr1.1, whole genome shotgun sequence genome contains:
- the LOC133696650 gene encoding uncharacterized protein LOC133696650, producing the protein MDSDMYYFGFSDAEITPSTGTVHEENPSMNPLFGSQVAVPGIGENMYGIGTGSHELKYGLADHRHQQQTEIPNQWMVNMNNMSVNHQAALEQPAGSSRSSKDPKKLARQRSDLKYREKKKQETKDLKRKVDVLMERNDHLEKENANLKKEGDRMEKALKQGKRDVHQLKGKHDGLSTTVTEISRALAESKYNMEIQRENERLKCKINLLAKQMKNPDSLDTIKLQARIAQLEGENSARQLVIDALCAKMKKDTDDEP